One Hordeum vulgare subsp. vulgare chromosome 4H, MorexV3_pseudomolecules_assembly, whole genome shotgun sequence DNA window includes the following coding sequences:
- the LOC123450336 gene encoding probable plastid-lipid-associated protein 9, chloroplastic — protein sequence MADGGEEGNAVAPRGFWQRRGAVSSTPPSSARTTALVTPSYAREMERLSAKESLLLAFRDSGGFESFVGGKTTEMQKIDVDERIVGLERLNPTPRPTTSPYLEGRWNIEWFGHSSPESFASKLLFDMGKEYFEFLNKYLAMFDGSTDEADAIGAAKEEAAAAII from the exons ATGGCCGATGGCGGCGAGGAGGGGAATGCGGTGGCGCCCAGGGGCTTCTGGCAGCGCAGGGGCGCGGTGTCGTCAACTCCTCCGTCCTCAGCAAGGACGACGGCGT TAGTCACACCCAGCTATGCCCGCGAGATGGAGCGCCTCTCCGCcaaggagtccctcctcctcgcc TTCAGGGACTCTGGAGGCTTCGAATCCTTTGTTGGCGGCAAGACCACGGAGATGCAGAAGATCGACGTTGATGAGCGCATCGTCGGCCTCGAACGCCTCAACCCCACTCCTCGACCCACAAC ATCACCCTATCTGGAAGGTCGATGGAACATCGAATGGTTCGGTCATAGCAGTCCTGAATCCTTTGCCTCCAAGCTTTTGTTTGA CATGGGCAAGGAGTACTTCGAGTTTCTGAACAAGTACCTGGCCATGTTCGATGGATCGACTGATGAGGCCGATGCAATCGGTGCTGCAAAGGAGGAAGCCGCTGCAGCAATCATTTAG